One genomic window of Streptomyces sp. NBC_01498 includes the following:
- a CDS encoding terpene synthase family protein, producing MMCAEEQALAARQLPAVPFYCPLAPAAHPGAGVLNDRTVAWMLRQNLDTDERQRSRLTLCDFGGLTAATMPYGTLEPLTLMAKFHAVLFSLDDGLCDETGASADLMAQETSRILRAVEAPAAHSGADSPHTASLRALRTELERYASPQQIRRWTESLRVYTSGLVWEASWRRSAGLPSLDDYVTLWMRAIGMAPSTAMIEIVGGFTVRDEELSDPRVQALTETAWTLVGWDNDLYSRNKELLRAGDDLNLIDVLCQELGCEPREAQVRAVAMRDRVMVLHSRLRAQVLADAGDELRAYVEGLGQFVRGHLDWASACPRYSAGAGPAARPGGWWKRHPSDAGTEPLPIPTISWWWEQLDTTRRTRGPAASTAVPVTAPRPRRREPLPHGTAR from the coding sequence ATGATGTGCGCCGAGGAACAGGCCCTGGCCGCCCGGCAGTTACCGGCCGTGCCCTTCTACTGTCCGCTGGCACCGGCCGCACATCCCGGCGCCGGCGTCCTCAACGACCGCACCGTCGCCTGGATGCTGCGCCAGAACCTCGACACCGACGAGCGGCAGCGCAGCCGGCTGACCCTCTGCGACTTCGGCGGACTGACCGCCGCGACCATGCCGTACGGGACGCTCGAACCCCTCACCCTCATGGCCAAGTTCCACGCCGTGCTCTTCTCGCTCGACGACGGCCTGTGCGACGAGACCGGCGCCTCGGCGGACCTGATGGCCCAGGAGACCTCCCGTATCCTCCGCGCCGTCGAGGCCCCGGCCGCCCACTCCGGAGCCGACTCCCCGCACACCGCCTCGCTGCGCGCCCTGCGGACCGAACTGGAGCGGTACGCCTCTCCCCAGCAGATCCGCCGCTGGACGGAGTCGCTGCGGGTCTACACGTCCGGTCTGGTGTGGGAGGCGTCCTGGCGCCGGAGCGCCGGGCTGCCCTCGCTCGACGACTACGTCACCCTGTGGATGCGGGCGATAGGGATGGCACCGTCCACGGCGATGATCGAGATCGTCGGCGGATTCACCGTACGGGACGAGGAGTTGTCCGACCCGCGCGTCCAGGCGCTCACCGAGACCGCCTGGACACTGGTCGGTTGGGACAACGACCTGTACTCCCGCAACAAGGAGCTGCTGCGGGCGGGCGACGACCTCAACCTGATCGACGTGCTCTGCCAGGAGCTGGGCTGCGAGCCGCGCGAGGCGCAGGTCCGCGCGGTGGCGATGCGGGACCGCGTGATGGTGCTGCACAGTCGGCTCCGCGCGCAGGTACTCGCCGACGCCGGGGACGAACTGCGCGCGTACGTCGAGGGGTTGGGGCAGTTCGTCCGGGGCCATCTGGACTGGGCCTCGGCCTGCCCCCGCTACTCGGCGGGCGCGGGACCGGCGGCGCGGCCGGGCGGCTGGTGGAAGCGGCACCCCTCCGACGCCGGTACGGAACCGCTGCCGATCCCGACGATCTCCTGGTGGTGGGAGCAGTTGGACACCACCCGCCGGACGCGCGGCCCCGCCGCGTCCACGGCGGTGCCCGTCACCGCCCCACGCCCGCGCCGCCGGGAGCCTCTCCCCCACGGCACCGCGCGCTGA
- a CDS encoding DUF4232 domain-containing protein yields the protein MSSRLATRSARSGRLALTAVALVAVTAALTACGPEENGADAGSSSAGKEAGSGSDAKERGTGTGGKDNDVDGAKDEYYGDDSGSAGKDKGNGKNKGNGKNNDVDGAKQDHYAKKCDNGDLNFTVETFSEGHGYYLVTAKAKSGVTCFLQGPPQQVMFGSDPDTVASNADQGVGEQITLKGATAAYLAVKPDSADTNDGKMFESLIVSVSDDGGEAGLLTLSEPEGLPVNKPLVTHWQVSADDAAHPFA from the coding sequence ATGAGTTCGCGCCTTGCCACCCGTTCAGCACGCTCCGGCCGCCTCGCCCTCACCGCCGTCGCCCTGGTCGCCGTCACAGCCGCGCTCACCGCGTGCGGCCCGGAGGAGAACGGTGCCGACGCCGGTTCGTCGTCGGCGGGCAAGGAGGCGGGCAGCGGGTCGGACGCCAAGGAGCGGGGCACCGGCACCGGCGGCAAGGACAACGACGTCGACGGGGCGAAGGACGAGTACTACGGGGACGACAGCGGCTCGGCCGGCAAGGACAAGGGCAACGGCAAGAACAAGGGCAACGGCAAGAACAACGACGTCGACGGCGCCAAGCAGGACCACTACGCCAAGAAGTGCGACAACGGCGACCTGAACTTCACGGTCGAGACGTTCTCCGAGGGCCACGGCTACTACCTCGTCACCGCCAAGGCCAAGTCCGGTGTCACCTGCTTCCTCCAAGGTCCGCCCCAGCAGGTCATGTTCGGCTCCGACCCCGACACCGTGGCGAGCAACGCCGATCAGGGGGTCGGCGAGCAGATCACGCTCAAGGGGGCCACCGCCGCCTACCTCGCGGTCAAGCCCGACAGCGCCGACACCAACGACGGCAAGATGTTCGAGTCGCTCATCGTCTCGGTCTCCGACGACGGCGGCGAGGCGGGGCTGCTCACGCTCTCCGAGCCCGAGGGCCTTCCGGTGAACAAGCCGCTCGTCACCCACTGGCAGGTCAGCGCCGACGACGCCGCCCACCCGTTTGCGTAG